A genomic window from Candidatus Pelagisphaera phototrophica includes:
- the garD gene encoding galactarate dehydratase yields the protein MNPTIIQIDPVDNVAIVANDEGLPSGTLIAGGITLREFVPQGHKVALSFIQKDSPIIRFGEVIGWALEDRLEGSWLNERNIRMPESPGLYDLSWGGRERETLLPLERLTFEGYRNADGSVGTKNVLGIVTSVQCVTGVADHVVAKAKRELLPKYPNVDDIVAITHAFGCGVAIQAPDAAIPTRTLMNLAKNPNLGGEVLVLGLGCEKLQPAKLVPEGHDQKDDMVCLQEVQEEGFGGMVNRLMTMVETRLAKLDQRRRETCPVSDLVVGLQCGGSDAFSGVTANPAVGYAADCIVRAGGTVLFSEVTEVRDAIHLLTARASNEDVAEALIREMSWYDNYLERGSSDRSANTSPGNKIGGLSNIVEKALGSIIKSGRSPIADVLGHGERVKKKGLVFAATPASDFVCGTQQLASGIALQVFTTGRGTPYSLAMAPVIKVSSRTTLSQRWFDLIDLDAGTIATGDATIEEVGEALFHKILDVASGRAKTAADTLGLANDMVVFNPAPIT from the coding sequence ATGAATCCCACCATTATCCAAATCGACCCGGTAGACAATGTGGCGATAGTCGCCAATGACGAGGGTCTTCCATCTGGGACCTTGATCGCTGGAGGGATCACGCTGAGGGAGTTTGTGCCTCAGGGGCATAAAGTAGCTCTGTCGTTCATTCAAAAGGACAGCCCTATTATCCGCTTTGGCGAAGTGATTGGCTGGGCGCTTGAAGACCGGCTAGAGGGATCGTGGCTCAATGAACGCAACATTCGTATGCCGGAGTCGCCCGGATTGTACGATTTGTCCTGGGGCGGCCGCGAACGGGAGACGCTGCTTCCTTTGGAAAGGTTGACCTTTGAGGGATATCGTAATGCGGATGGATCTGTCGGGACAAAAAACGTGCTGGGTATTGTGACCAGCGTGCAGTGTGTCACCGGGGTTGCGGATCATGTCGTCGCGAAGGCCAAGCGGGAATTGCTTCCGAAGTATCCGAATGTCGATGACATCGTAGCGATTACGCATGCCTTTGGCTGCGGGGTGGCCATCCAGGCTCCCGATGCGGCGATTCCGACTCGCACGCTTATGAATCTAGCGAAGAACCCGAATCTCGGAGGTGAAGTACTGGTTTTGGGGCTGGGGTGCGAGAAGCTTCAGCCCGCCAAGCTCGTTCCAGAAGGACATGACCAAAAGGATGATATGGTCTGCTTGCAGGAGGTTCAGGAGGAAGGTTTCGGGGGCATGGTAAATCGGCTCATGACGATGGTCGAAACCAGGCTCGCTAAACTGGACCAAAGGCGTCGGGAGACCTGTCCGGTCAGCGATTTGGTTGTGGGACTTCAGTGTGGAGGAAGCGATGCGTTTTCCGGAGTTACAGCCAATCCAGCAGTTGGCTACGCGGCCGATTGCATCGTTCGGGCAGGAGGGACGGTATTGTTTTCCGAGGTCACGGAAGTGAGAGATGCCATCCATCTTCTCACGGCCCGGGCGTCGAATGAGGACGTTGCTGAGGCTTTGATTCGAGAAATGTCATGGTACGACAATTACCTGGAAAGAGGGAGTTCAGATCGGTCGGCTAACACCTCACCGGGAAATAAGATCGGCGGCCTTTCGAACATCGTTGAAAAAGCACTCGGCTCTATAATCAAATCTGGGAGGAGTCCGATAGCGGACGTTCTGGGACATGGTGAAAGGGTGAAGAAAAAGGGGCTGGTTTTCGCCGCAACACCCGCAAGCGACTTCGTGTGTGGGACGCAACAACTAGCTTCGGGGATCGCTCTCCAGGTATTTACAACAGGGAGAGGAACTCCCTACAGTTTGGCGATGGCGCCGGTGATTAAAGTTTCAAGCCGGACGACCTTGAGCCAGCGCTGGTTTGATTTGATCGACCTGGATGCCGGCACAATTGCGACAGGAGATGCGACAATCGAAGAAGTGGGGGAAGCCCTTTTCCACAAAATTCTCGATGTAGCTAGTGGAAGGGCGAAGACGGCCGCTGACACTTTAGGTTTGGCAAATGACATGGTCGTCTTCAATCCGGCTCCAATTACCTGA
- a CDS encoding hydroxypyruvate isomerase family protein, translating into MNQSIPRRTAIKSLATGAAAVAATQAITSPASAAHHSSKLKENINQSVCKWCYKGIELDPFCEAVKGMGLNAVDLIAIEDFPTLQKHGLSCSLVTGVPGGIKKGLNREENHETLIAWFEEVCPQISAAGYKQVVCFSGNRDGMSDIQGLANCAKGLNQIVPIAEKHGVTVVMELLNSKVNHADYMADLSNWGVALCDTVGSDAFKLLYDIYHMQIMEGDVIATIRKNHEYYSHYHTGGVPGRAEIDTTQELYYPAIMEAILETGFDGYVAQEFIPAGPNPMASLEAAVHICDV; encoded by the coding sequence ATGAACCAATCCATACCACGTAGAACTGCTATCAAATCTTTAGCCACAGGGGCCGCCGCCGTCGCAGCAACCCAAGCTATTACCAGCCCGGCCAGCGCCGCCCATCACAGCAGTAAACTCAAGGAAAACATCAATCAATCGGTTTGTAAATGGTGCTACAAAGGCATTGAGCTGGACCCGTTCTGCGAAGCGGTCAAGGGAATGGGGTTGAACGCAGTCGACTTGATTGCCATTGAGGACTTTCCCACCCTTCAAAAACACGGTCTGAGTTGCTCCTTAGTCACTGGAGTTCCCGGGGGCATCAAGAAGGGTCTAAACCGCGAGGAAAACCACGAAACCCTGATTGCTTGGTTTGAAGAAGTGTGCCCACAGATCAGCGCTGCGGGATACAAGCAAGTTGTTTGCTTTTCCGGAAACCGGGACGGCATGAGCGATATTCAAGGTCTCGCCAACTGCGCCAAAGGGCTCAACCAGATTGTCCCCATCGCGGAAAAACACGGCGTCACCGTAGTGATGGAGCTACTCAACTCCAAGGTAAACCATGCGGACTACATGGCGGACCTCAGCAACTGGGGGGTTGCCTTGTGCGACACGGTGGGCTCAGACGCATTCAAACTTCTTTACGATATCTACCACATGCAGATCATGGAAGGCGACGTCATCGCTACGATCCGCAAGAACCACGAGTACTACTCTCACTACCATACAGGCGGCGTTCCCGGACGGGCCGAAATCGATACGACCCAAGAGCTCTACTATCCCGCCATCATGGAGGCCATACTGGAAACTGGCTTCGACGGCTACGTCGCCCAAGAGTTTATTCCTGCCGGTCCCAATCCAATGGCGTCACTCGAAGCAGCCGTACATATCTGCGACGTGTAG